In the Arthrobacter zhaoxinii genome, one interval contains:
- a CDS encoding AAA family ATPase produces the protein MDFLGRSAERATVDNLLSQARAGLSGAVIVRGEAGIGKTALLEYARGRADASGFRVVSSVGVECETQFAFAGLHQLCAPLLDRMGALPEPQQAALGVAFGQQSGAVPDRFLIGLATLNLLAEAAEEGPLLCLVDDAQWLDEASAQVLTFVARRVAAEPMALVFALRDPTERDVRGFDGIPVVRLGGIDEADARELLAAADYVPLDDGMREHVVAEAHGNPLALLELARSAPAAWVAGGFEPVPGITHRIEDTFRRRADSLPAPTQLLLLVAAADPTGEVALLWRAAAHLGIAGESAAPAEAAGLLEIDTRVRFRHPLVRSAVLRSAAPLERRRAHDALATAIDPDVDPDRHAWHRAQAVLGTDEDAAAGLVRSAGRARARGGLAAAAAFMGHAARLTPDPATRASRALEAAQDKHEAGADASELLTVASAGPLDTLQQARLELLRARIAFHLARDADGPRMLLEAAKSLAPLDPVLSRETYLRALEAAIVTGDFRRGRGIPEVTEAALAAPAATGSPRPADLLLDGLVTTFTQGYSAGVPGLRRALAAFGGQEPDGDALSVADTCRWGWLASRTAMSVFDDEMLHAVSIRHVRLTHETGALAALPDALLGQSVIQVLSGEFDRAAEHAAIAAATEAVPLLHAQLLLSAWRGRPDETAGMRASIVRKAAEQTHSTEDALTQYAMAVLHNGLGDYSAAHAAAARAIDTEAVRFNNLAHSELVEAACRSGRPESAADALEQLTSRALASGTPWGLGLAAHSRALTSTGTAAEEHFREAIEQLNRCRITTHLARTHLVYGEWLRREGRRQDAREQLRTAHGMLLDMGAEAFAARAARELRATGEHPRKRSAQPADSLTAHEMHIARLVATGATSREVATELFLSPRTIDAHLRNIFRKMGVTSRRQLRELSLS, from the coding sequence ATGGACTTCCTGGGCCGGTCCGCGGAGCGCGCGACGGTCGACAACCTCCTCTCGCAGGCACGGGCCGGGCTGAGCGGGGCAGTCATCGTGCGAGGGGAAGCGGGTATCGGAAAGACGGCGCTGCTCGAGTACGCCCGCGGCAGGGCTGATGCCTCGGGGTTCCGAGTAGTGTCCTCGGTCGGGGTGGAGTGCGAAACGCAGTTCGCTTTTGCGGGCCTGCATCAGTTGTGCGCACCCCTGCTGGACCGCATGGGTGCCCTGCCCGAGCCGCAGCAGGCCGCTCTGGGCGTGGCGTTCGGGCAGCAAAGCGGTGCAGTGCCGGATCGGTTCCTGATCGGACTGGCCACCCTCAACCTGCTGGCCGAGGCCGCTGAGGAAGGGCCCCTTCTGTGCCTCGTTGACGATGCGCAGTGGCTGGACGAGGCGTCGGCTCAGGTCCTCACCTTTGTGGCACGCCGGGTCGCCGCGGAGCCGATGGCGCTGGTGTTCGCCCTGCGGGATCCCACCGAGCGCGATGTGCGCGGGTTCGACGGCATACCCGTCGTACGCTTGGGCGGGATCGACGAGGCGGACGCACGGGAGCTGCTGGCAGCAGCCGACTACGTACCCCTGGACGACGGGATGCGCGAGCACGTCGTCGCGGAGGCGCACGGGAACCCTCTCGCGCTGCTGGAGCTGGCCCGAAGCGCGCCGGCGGCATGGGTGGCCGGCGGGTTTGAGCCGGTGCCGGGCATCACACACCGCATCGAGGACACCTTTCGGCGACGCGCGGACAGCCTGCCGGCACCTACTCAACTATTGCTGCTGGTTGCCGCGGCCGATCCTACCGGGGAGGTGGCGCTGCTGTGGCGCGCGGCCGCGCACCTGGGGATCGCCGGCGAGTCTGCCGCGCCTGCAGAGGCCGCCGGACTCCTGGAGATTGATACACGGGTGAGGTTCCGCCATCCGCTGGTGCGTTCAGCTGTGCTTCGGTCCGCCGCCCCGCTGGAGCGTCGCCGTGCACACGACGCGCTGGCCACTGCTATCGATCCGGACGTCGACCCCGACCGCCACGCCTGGCACCGGGCCCAGGCCGTGCTGGGCACGGACGAGGACGCCGCCGCTGGGCTGGTGCGCTCAGCAGGCCGGGCGCGCGCCCGCGGCGGGCTGGCCGCCGCGGCGGCGTTCATGGGGCATGCGGCCAGACTGACCCCTGACCCTGCCACCCGCGCGAGCCGGGCGCTGGAGGCCGCGCAGGACAAGCACGAGGCTGGTGCAGACGCCTCGGAGCTGCTGACGGTCGCTTCGGCCGGGCCGCTCGACACCCTGCAGCAGGCTCGGCTCGAGCTGTTGCGCGCCCGGATCGCGTTCCACCTCGCGCGCGACGCCGACGGGCCGAGGATGCTGCTGGAAGCCGCTAAGAGCCTGGCCCCGCTGGACCCGGTGCTGTCCCGTGAGACGTATCTGCGCGCGCTCGAAGCGGCGATCGTCACCGGTGACTTCCGCCGCGGCCGCGGCATACCGGAAGTGACCGAAGCCGCCCTGGCGGCGCCCGCCGCGACGGGGTCTCCGCGGCCTGCGGATCTGCTGCTCGACGGGCTTGTGACGACCTTCACGCAGGGATATTCGGCCGGGGTGCCGGGGCTGCGGCGGGCGCTGGCGGCCTTCGGAGGCCAGGAGCCGGATGGTGATGCGCTGAGCGTCGCCGACACCTGCCGCTGGGGGTGGCTCGCCAGCCGAACCGCAATGTCGGTGTTCGACGACGAGATGCTCCACGCGGTGTCCATCCGTCATGTCCGTCTGACCCATGAGACCGGCGCGCTTGCCGCACTCCCGGACGCACTTCTGGGCCAATCCGTCATACAAGTGCTCTCGGGTGAGTTCGACCGCGCCGCCGAGCACGCAGCGATCGCAGCCGCGACCGAGGCTGTGCCCTTGCTGCACGCGCAGCTCCTCCTGTCTGCCTGGCGCGGCCGTCCAGACGAGACCGCCGGGATGCGCGCGAGCATTGTCCGCAAGGCTGCCGAACAGACGCACAGCACCGAGGATGCCCTGACACAGTACGCCATGGCGGTGCTGCATAACGGTCTGGGCGACTACTCCGCAGCTCATGCCGCGGCGGCACGGGCCATCGACACCGAAGCGGTGAGGTTCAACAACCTGGCCCACTCTGAACTCGTCGAAGCGGCGTGCCGTTCCGGCCGGCCGGAGAGTGCGGCCGATGCGCTGGAGCAACTCACTTCACGCGCCCTCGCCAGCGGTACGCCGTGGGGGCTCGGTCTGGCGGCGCATTCACGGGCTTTGACCTCTACGGGGACAGCCGCTGAGGAACACTTCCGCGAGGCGATCGAGCAACTCAACCGCTGCCGGATAACCACCCATCTCGCCCGAACGCACCTCGTCTACGGCGAGTGGCTCCGCCGCGAGGGCCGCCGCCAGGACGCCCGCGAACAGCTCCGCACCGCGCACGGGATGCTGTTGGACATGGGCGCCGAGGCGTTCGCCGCCCGCGCCGCCCGCGAACTTCGCGCCACCGGCGAGCACCCCCGCAAGCGAAGCGCCCAGCCGGCCGACTCCCTCACCGCCCACGAGATGCACATCGCCCGGCTGGTGGCCACCGGTGCAACCTCCCGCGAAGTCGCCACGGAACTCTTTCTCAGCCCACGGACGATTGATGCCCACCTCCGCAATATTTTCCGCAAAATGGGCGTCACCTCGCGCCGTCAGCTCCGCGAGCTGTCCCTTTCCTGA
- a CDS encoding alpha/beta fold hydrolase, translating into MEILFVHGAGGYQDDLPLAEELRTRLGLPVTAPRFPDADMSAAGWRSEIERHRNTLAPDLVIVGHSFGASMALLHLADEFQGTPPLGFVLLAMPFWGSEGWQAEYTLPADATLPTGFPVWLHHCVDDEVVPIGHLDRHAARLPQAQVRRHTSGGHQFEGRMGAVADDVGTL; encoded by the coding sequence ATGGAGATCCTCTTCGTCCACGGAGCCGGCGGTTACCAGGACGACCTGCCCCTTGCCGAAGAACTGCGCACCCGCCTCGGCCTGCCCGTGACGGCACCCCGTTTCCCCGACGCGGACATGTCGGCCGCGGGCTGGCGCAGCGAAATCGAACGGCATCGGAACACCCTCGCCCCTGACCTGGTCATCGTGGGGCATTCCTTCGGGGCGTCGATGGCCCTGCTTCACCTCGCCGATGAATTTCAGGGCACCCCGCCGCTGGGATTTGTCCTCCTGGCAATGCCTTTCTGGGGGTCGGAGGGTTGGCAGGCGGAGTACACGCTGCCTGCGGACGCCACGCTGCCAACCGGCTTCCCGGTCTGGCTCCACCATTGCGTCGACGACGAGGTGGTGCCCATCGGCCACTTGGACCGGCACGCGGCTCGGTTGCCGCAGGCGCAAGTCCGCCGGCATACGTCCGGCGGGCACCAGTTCGAGGGGCGGATGGGGGCGGTTGCCGACGACGTCGGCACGCTCTAG
- a CDS encoding PQQ-dependent sugar dehydrogenase: MGCTAADEQPGPPAATDIPGDAASNAPEVLVTGLDAPWSIAFHEGTPLVTERDSARVLELDADGNVREAGTIEDAGGRGEGGLLGIAVQSGYLYTYFTADGGNRIERRRITGAPGSLALEDPETILDGIPAGPVHNGGRIAFGPDGLLYATAGDAGSRDSAQDRDSLSGKILRMNPDGGVPEDNPFPGTLVYSYGHRNPQGIAWDSDGVLYASEFGQNTWDELNVIEAGGNYGWPEVEGIAGDNGFIDPVQQWTPGEASPSGIAVAGTSLYIANLRGERLREVPLDNPGTSTEQLAGAYGRLRDVVNAPDGSVWILTNNTDGRGRPGQDDDRILRLATD; the protein is encoded by the coding sequence ATGGGGTGTACGGCAGCGGATGAGCAGCCAGGCCCTCCGGCCGCTACCGATATCCCCGGAGACGCCGCCTCCAATGCCCCGGAAGTCCTCGTCACCGGCCTCGACGCACCCTGGTCCATCGCCTTCCACGAGGGCACCCCGCTGGTCACCGAACGCGACTCCGCACGCGTCCTGGAGCTCGACGCCGACGGCAATGTCCGGGAGGCCGGCACCATCGAGGACGCCGGCGGCAGGGGAGAGGGCGGGCTGCTCGGGATCGCCGTGCAGAGCGGCTATCTGTACACGTACTTCACTGCGGACGGCGGGAACCGGATCGAGCGCCGCCGGATCACCGGTGCGCCCGGCTCACTCGCACTGGAGGACCCCGAAACCATCCTCGACGGCATCCCCGCCGGGCCGGTCCACAACGGCGGGCGCATCGCGTTCGGCCCCGACGGCTTGCTCTACGCCACGGCGGGCGACGCCGGCAGCCGGGACAGCGCCCAGGACCGGGACTCGCTCTCCGGTAAGATCCTGCGGATGAACCCGGACGGCGGTGTCCCGGAGGACAACCCGTTCCCGGGAACGCTTGTCTACAGCTACGGGCACCGCAATCCGCAGGGCATCGCCTGGGACAGCGACGGAGTCCTCTATGCGAGCGAGTTCGGGCAGAACACCTGGGATGAACTGAACGTGATCGAGGCCGGAGGGAACTACGGCTGGCCGGAGGTGGAGGGCATCGCCGGGGACAACGGATTCATTGACCCCGTGCAGCAGTGGACCCCCGGGGAAGCGAGTCCCAGCGGCATCGCCGTCGCGGGGACCTCCCTGTACATCGCCAACCTGCGAGGAGAACGGCTGCGGGAGGTCCCGCTGGACAATCCCGGTACCTCCACCGAGCAGCTGGCCGGCGCATACGGCCGGCTCCGCGACGTCGTCAACGCTCCGGACGGCAGCGTCTGGATCCTGACCAACAACACCGACGGCCGCGGCCGGCCGGGGCAGGACGACGACCGGATTCTCCGATTGGCCACGGATTAG
- a CDS encoding GNAT family N-acetyltransferase has protein sequence MIEVHPATADRFDDVAAVLAPRNPGAQACWCLSYRLPTSEFRTLPGSEQQGRLRRYAEEGTPPGVVAYVDGEAAGWCSVSPRASHHRLRSSRTIPAVDDVPVWSVVCLVIRPQFRRQGLARHLLDGAVDYARSSGAPALEAYPIDAGGGRISSSLAYVGTTGLFEAAGFERVVETASKSGGKTRWLMRRSLA, from the coding sequence ATGATCGAGGTCCACCCCGCCACCGCGGACCGGTTCGACGATGTCGCCGCGGTCCTGGCACCCAGGAACCCCGGCGCGCAGGCCTGCTGGTGCCTCAGTTACCGCCTCCCGACGTCGGAGTTCCGAACCCTGCCGGGTTCCGAACAGCAGGGCCGGCTGCGACGGTACGCCGAGGAGGGCACCCCGCCCGGCGTCGTCGCGTACGTTGACGGTGAGGCCGCAGGCTGGTGTTCGGTAAGCCCTCGAGCCAGCCACCACCGGCTGCGGTCCTCACGGACCATCCCTGCCGTCGACGACGTGCCGGTGTGGAGCGTGGTCTGCCTGGTTATCCGGCCGCAGTTCCGCCGGCAGGGGCTGGCCCGGCATCTGCTCGACGGCGCCGTCGACTATGCCCGGTCCTCCGGAGCGCCGGCGCTGGAGGCCTATCCGATCGACGCCGGGGGCGGGCGGATCAGTTCCTCGCTCGCGTACGTCGGTACTACCGGATTGTTCGAGGCGGCCGGTTTCGAGCGCGTGGTGGAGACGGCGTCGAAGTCCGGCGGGAAGACCCGGTGGCTGATGCGGAGAAGCCTCGCCTAA
- a CDS encoding FHA domain-containing protein produces the protein MAGEKYSAERAGSRQAPGAEDTTSISLPPMSDSTSVEPKLTPDERAAVAALPARSALLIAHSGPNAGARFLLDQDITTAGRHPNADVFLDDVTVSRKHVEFRRTPEGFRVVDSMSLNGTYVNHDRVDSVLLRTGSEVQIGKFRLTFYAARPASAGN, from the coding sequence ATGGCGGGCGAGAAGTACAGCGCCGAACGGGCGGGCAGCCGACAGGCACCCGGCGCGGAGGACACCACATCCATCAGTCTTCCCCCGATGTCGGATTCCACTTCGGTCGAGCCCAAGCTGACCCCGGACGAGAGGGCCGCCGTTGCGGCTCTTCCTGCGCGGTCGGCCCTGCTGATCGCCCACAGCGGTCCCAATGCCGGTGCACGCTTCCTCCTGGACCAGGACATCACCACCGCCGGCCGGCACCCCAACGCCGACGTTTTCCTTGACGACGTCACGGTTTCGCGCAAGCACGTTGAGTTCCGCCGCACCCCGGAGGGTTTCCGGGTGGTGGATTCCATGAGCCTGAACGGCACGTACGTGAACCATGACCGGGTCGACAGCGTGCTGCTGCGCACCGGCAGCGAAGTGCAGATCGGCAAGTTCCGACTCACTTTTTACGCTGCCCGCCCCGCATCCGCCGGAAACTAG
- the ftsR gene encoding transcriptional regulator FtsR: MSASQPVRRTTGTERLRGRVLNIGEVLSELSAEFPAISASKIRFLEEKGLVTPQRTAAGYRKYTSADVERLRFVLALQRDQYLPLKVIKDYLDAIDRGERPESLPGGMSLAPRAVSDQLAGELSARAHARTLTFNELVQESGASTELVHSLASYGLISGADENYDEHALKVAKACVQLEAHGIEPRHLRPFRAAADRELGLVERVVAPVASRRDVASKARAAETAREISDLCLSLHSALVHGQIARMEG; the protein is encoded by the coding sequence ATGTCAGCATCACAGCCCGTCAGGCGCACCACCGGAACCGAACGGCTGCGCGGCAGGGTGCTGAATATCGGCGAGGTCCTGAGCGAGCTAAGCGCAGAGTTCCCCGCCATCAGCGCATCCAAGATCCGTTTCCTCGAGGAAAAGGGCCTGGTGACGCCGCAGCGCACCGCCGCCGGGTACCGGAAATACACTTCGGCCGACGTCGAGCGCCTGCGGTTCGTGCTCGCACTGCAGCGGGACCAGTACCTGCCCCTGAAGGTCATCAAGGACTACCTGGATGCCATCGACCGGGGCGAGCGGCCGGAATCCCTGCCCGGGGGCATGTCCCTCGCGCCCCGGGCCGTGTCGGACCAGCTGGCCGGGGAGCTGTCCGCCCGCGCCCACGCCCGGACCCTGACCTTCAACGAACTCGTGCAGGAATCCGGAGCGAGCACCGAACTGGTGCACAGCCTGGCCAGCTACGGCCTGATCAGCGGCGCGGATGAAAACTATGACGAGCATGCACTGAAAGTGGCCAAGGCCTGCGTGCAGCTCGAAGCCCACGGCATCGAACCCCGGCACCTGCGTCCTTTCCGTGCCGCTGCGGACCGGGAGCTTGGCCTCGTGGAACGGGTGGTTGCACCCGTCGCCTCCCGCCGCGACGTTGCCTCCAAGGCGCGTGCCGCCGAGACCGCCCGCGAGATCAGCGACCTTTGCCTGAGTCTGCATAGTGCCTTGGTGCACGGCCAGATCGCGCGGATGGAGGGCTGA
- a CDS encoding bifunctional nuclease family protein produces MQEVEVVGVRIELPSNQPLVLLKEVNGERHLPIWIGAPEASAIAFVQQGIVPPRPMTHDLLVNLIHALKREVTFVRLISVEDTVFHAEIVFEDGTAVNSRASDAIAVALRIPCPIYCADEVLNEAGVRIADAEPEGEEEQDNAEQEMRQFREFLADVEPEDFER; encoded by the coding sequence ATGCAGGAAGTGGAAGTTGTCGGTGTACGGATAGAACTCCCGTCCAACCAGCCGCTGGTCCTGCTCAAGGAAGTCAACGGCGAACGGCACCTGCCCATCTGGATCGGGGCGCCGGAAGCCAGTGCAATCGCCTTCGTGCAGCAGGGGATTGTTCCCCCGCGGCCCATGACCCATGACCTGCTCGTGAACCTGATCCATGCCCTGAAGCGTGAAGTCACCTTCGTCCGGCTGATCTCCGTGGAAGACACGGTGTTCCACGCGGAGATTGTCTTCGAAGACGGCACCGCGGTGAATTCGCGGGCCTCCGACGCGATCGCCGTTGCCCTGCGGATCCCGTGCCCTATCTACTGCGCGGACGAGGTCCTCAACGAAGCCGGCGTCCGGATTGCCGATGCCGAGCCCGAAGGCGAAGAAGAGCAGGACAACGCAGAGCAGGAGATGCGCCAGTTCCGGGAGTTCCTGGCCGACGTCGAGCCCGAAGACTTCGAGCGCTGA
- a CDS encoding MerR family transcriptional regulator produces the protein MSPKGDAGEHAVAPGSIPSRSAQGLLFTEDLPLLDEDAGYRGPTACKAAGITYRQLDYWARTGLVEPAVRGAAGSGTQRLYGFRDILVLKVVKRLLDTGVSLQQIRTAVEHLRERGVEDLAQITLMSDGASVYECTSADEVIDLVQGGQGVFGIAVGRVWREVEGSLAQLPSEHVNEHDFPGDELSQRRIARKIS, from the coding sequence GTGAGTCCGAAAGGCGATGCCGGCGAACACGCCGTGGCACCGGGGAGCATCCCTTCCCGGAGCGCCCAGGGCTTGCTGTTCACCGAGGATCTGCCTCTTCTCGACGAAGACGCAGGCTACCGGGGACCCACTGCCTGCAAGGCAGCCGGAATTACCTACCGACAACTGGATTACTGGGCACGCACGGGCCTGGTGGAACCCGCCGTACGCGGTGCAGCCGGCTCCGGCACGCAGCGCCTCTACGGGTTCCGCGACATCCTGGTTTTGAAAGTCGTCAAGCGGCTGCTGGATACCGGCGTATCGCTCCAGCAGATCCGTACCGCCGTTGAGCACCTGCGTGAACGCGGTGTGGAGGACCTGGCCCAGATCACCCTGATGAGCGACGGCGCCAGCGTCTACGAGTGCACGTCCGCCGATGAGGTCATTGATCTGGTCCAGGGCGGCCAGGGGGTTTTCGGCATTGCCGTGGGCCGGGTCTGGCGAGAGGTTGAGGGCAGCCTCGCGCAGCTGCCCAGTGAGCACGTCAACGAGCACGACTTTCCCGGCGACGAGCTGAGCCAGCGCCGTATCGCCCGGAAAATCAGTTAA
- a CDS encoding ParA family protein, whose translation MQVVSISSLKGGVGKTSVTLGLASAALAAGIPTLVVDLDPHADATTGLGVSPGNQLAIGEMLRTSRRAQLSDNVVPSGWVANARRLGKDSPVLDVAMGSAYSGIYDRPDVGKRDVRRLTTLLSRLSGYGLVLIDCPPSLNGLTRMAWTASNRVLLVAEPALFSVAGTERTMRALELFRAEFAPNLGAAGIIANRVRPSSNEHVFRLAEMKQMFGDLLLSPTIAEQANWQQIQGAAHSVHHWPGESAKQAAATFDALMKNLTDSGSVRNRVMRRPVA comes from the coding sequence GTGCAAGTAGTGAGCATCAGCAGCCTGAAGGGCGGCGTGGGCAAAACCTCCGTGACCCTGGGTCTGGCATCCGCCGCGCTGGCCGCGGGCATTCCAACGCTCGTCGTGGACCTGGACCCGCATGCCGATGCCACCACCGGACTGGGCGTGAGCCCCGGGAACCAGCTGGCAATCGGCGAAATGCTCCGGACTTCCCGTCGGGCACAGCTCTCGGACAATGTAGTGCCCAGCGGCTGGGTGGCGAACGCCCGCCGACTCGGGAAGGATTCCCCCGTGCTGGACGTTGCCATGGGGTCCGCGTATTCCGGCATCTATGACCGCCCGGACGTGGGTAAACGCGACGTGCGGCGCCTGACCACCCTGCTGTCCCGGCTGTCCGGGTACGGACTGGTCCTCATTGACTGCCCGCCGTCGCTGAACGGCCTCACCCGGATGGCCTGGACCGCCAGCAACCGCGTGCTGCTGGTAGCCGAGCCGGCGCTGTTCTCCGTGGCCGGCACCGAACGCACGATGCGTGCCCTCGAACTGTTCCGGGCGGAATTCGCCCCCAATCTGGGCGCCGCCGGGATTATCGCCAACCGGGTCCGTCCCAGTTCCAACGAACATGTCTTCCGGCTTGCCGAAATGAAGCAGATGTTCGGCGACCTGCTGCTCAGTCCCACCATCGCGGAGCAGGCCAACTGGCAGCAGATCCAGGGTGCCGCCCACTCGGTGCACCACTGGCCGGGCGAGTCTGCCAAGCAGGCAGCAGCGACCTTTGACGCGTTGATGAAGAACCTGACGGATTCCGGCAGCGTACGCAACCGGGTCATGCGACGTCCGGTCGCCTAG